Within Streptomyces sp. NBC_00704, the genomic segment AACGCCGCTACGCCTTCGGCGTCCTGGCCGCCATGCGGGGGATCTCCCGCCGGCTGCCGCTCCCCCTCGTCGAGCGGCTGGCGAGCACCGCGGCCGGTCGCACCGCCCTCACCAGCACCATCTACGCACGCCCCGCCCGCCGTTCACCCGAGGCGGTGGTCGCCGAGACGCTGGCCCTGGCCCGCGCCACCGGGTTCGACCAGACCCTCAGGGCCGGCATCTCGATCCGCTTCACCGAGGACCTGCCCGGCGTGCCCGTGACCGTCGGCTGGGGCACCCGCGACTGGCTGCTCGTGCGCCGCCAGGGCGTCCGCGTGAAGCAGGTCATTCCGGCCGCGCGCCTGGTGCGGCTGCCCGGCTGCGGCCACTGCCCGATGAACGACGACCCGGCGCTCGTCGCCCGCGTGATCCTCGACGGCAGCCGCTGAGGCGGCCGCACGGTCCGGCGCCCCCGCACCCGCGCCTGTCCCGGCCCACGCTCCGAGGACGACGCCGACCCCGACGAGGGCGCTGCCCA encodes:
- a CDS encoding alpha/beta fold hydrolase gives rise to the protein MSATVSFTVPSPGGPLPVTVSYTRAGRGEPLLLLHGIGHHRQAWDPVTGILAAERDVIAVDLPGFGASPALPDGLAYDLPTTTAVFGAFCEAMELDRPHVAGNSLGGLLALELGREKLARTVTALSPAGFWSEAERRYAFGVLAAMRGISRRLPLPLVERLASTAAGRTALTSTIYARPARRSPEAVVAETLALARATGFDQTLRAGISIRFTEDLPGVPVTVGWGTRDWLLVRRQGVRVKQVIPAARLVRLPGCGHCPMNDDPALVARVILDGSR